The following proteins are encoded in a genomic region of Channa argus isolate prfri chromosome 3, Channa argus male v1.0, whole genome shotgun sequence:
- the LOC137124386 gene encoding rho-related GTP-binding protein RhoU-like, with protein sequence MLPQDVGKHKPRRVSDPVGGGDGSPLPPRRLKNRDFPLSVKRRRSGSAPERKVNCVLVGDGAVGKSSLIVSYTTNGYPTEYVPTAFDNFTVVVVVDGKPVRLTLCDTAGQDELERLRPLCYRNADVFLLCYSVVRPCSFRNLINRWVPEIRQHCPGAPVVLVGTQLDLREDVQVLIHLAKNRERPVSTEEGQRLAQELGAVSFAECSALTQKNLKDAFDSAILSSVQQTDSGSIQQQRLTLRKKTPDKIRSLTDTWWRKINCLMGEQSCSLK encoded by the exons ATGCTCCCTCAGGACGTCGGAAAGCACAAGCCCCGTCGTGTGTCGGACCCGGTGGGCGGCGGAGACGGTTCCCCGCTTCCGCCTCGGCGCCTGAAGAACCGGGACTTCCCTCTGAGCGTGAAGCGCCGACGCTCCGGCTCCGCGCCTGAGCGCAAGGTGAACTGCGTCCTGGTTGGAGACGGAGCGGTGGGCAAGAGCAGCCTGATCGTCAGCTACACCACCAATGGATACCCGACAGAATATGTTCCCACAGCGTTCGACAACTTCACAG tggtggttgtggtggACGGGAAGCCGGTGAGACTGACGCTCTGTGACACAGCTGGACAG GATGAGCTCGAGCGCCTCCGGCCGCTCTGCTACAGGAACGCAGATGTCTTCCTCCTTTGCTACAGTGTGGTCCGTCCCTGCTCCTTCCGCAACCTGATCAACAGGTGGGTTCCAGAAATCCGGCAGCACTGTCCCGGTGCCCCCGTGGTCCTGGTGGGCACCCAATTGGACCTGAGGGAGGACGTCCAGGTGCTGATCCACCTGGCAAAGAACCGGGAGCGACCGGTGAGCACGGAGGAGGGACAGCGTCTCGCCCAGGAGCTCGGGGCGGTGAGTTTCGCAGAGTGCTCGGCCCTCACCCAGAAGAACCTGAAGGACGCTTTCGACTCAGCCATCCTCTCCAGCGTCCAGCAGACGGACAGCGGCAGCATCCAGCAGCAGAGGCTGACTCTGAGGAAGAAGACGCCCGACAAGATCAGGAGCCTCACGGATACCTGGTGGAGGAAGATCAACTGTCTGATGGGAGAGCAGAGCTGCAGCCTCAAGTGA
- the LOC137124383 gene encoding B-cell receptor CD22-like isoform X4, with the protein MTDNEPVDLRKDPEYEGRVQYEGCSLTITDLRDTDSAEYKIVFSTNQPGGRFTGSPGVTLSVTVLQVQVSKSHPVLYPSWAKLTCHSSCRLPDNPSYIWYKNGQKIQQENPSFEQYFDRPDSYSCAAKGSEQFPSPSVCVLHQSCNRVTYTHRRICAFKGSSVDISCNYNGYYYVESKLWFRSELGRQWQNPSQPQDLSKDSQYSGRVQVSGTETGRSTLRITELRETDSAQYHFKFITQSFEWRSSLPGTTLTVTDVQVQLIKVTVLRSYTKAELKCDSSCRPAGSRSYVWFKNGEKITTEQTSVYTDKFFPGDRISCAFKGHEAHRSPAVYPSKLPSVSVSPSGDIVEGSSVTLTCSSDADPAAKHTWYKDNQSLPLGSGGVYRFTSISSEDRGTYNCKSEDQHSTSVFIDVQYAPKLPSVSVSPSAEIVEGSSVTLTCSSDANPAANYTWYKENEDSPKASGQIFTITDFTPEHSGNYYCEAQNTRGRQNSTLHLMLKTNKWKIPVTLSITAVLLAFMLLFLLLWIRREKSARSDVMRPHPSEQQVDETQYASVHFTRQQPDALYCNFSPAQLQRGDGLEGESLYNNLEGIQSTPLRGPAAFEDPSVVYSSVRKVC; encoded by the exons CAACGAACCTGTGGATCTGAGAAAAGACCCAGAGTATGAAGGTCGTGTGCAGTATGAAGGCTGCTCTCTGACAATCACAGACCTCAGAGACACAGACTCAGCGGAGTATAAGATTGTGTTCAGCACAAACCAACCAGGAGGGAGATTCACTGGTTCacctggagtcactttgtctgtcacag TTCTTCAGGTGCAGGTGAGCAAGTCTCACCCTGTTCTTTATCCTTCCTGGGCAAAGCTAACGTGTCACAGTAGTTGTCGTCTGCCTGATAATCCTTCCTACATCTGGTACAAGAACGGACAGAAGATTCAACAAGAGAACCCTTCTTTTGAACAATACTTTGATCGTCCAGACAGTTATTCCTGTGCCGCAAAAGGATCCGAGCAGTTCCCCTctccttcagtgt GTGTCCTTCATCAATCCTGCAACAGAGTGACTTACACTCACAGAAGAATCTGTGCCTTCAAAGGTTCATCAGTGGACATTTCATGTAATTACAATGGTTATTATTATGTGGAATCTAAACTCTGGTTCAGGTCTGAACTTGGTCGTCAGTGGCAGAATCCCTCACAGCCTCAGGATCTTAGTAAAGACTCCCAGTATTCAGGTCGTGTTCAGGTCTCTGGGACAGAGACAGGACGCTCCACTCTGAGAATCACTGagctgagagagacagattcaGCCCAGTATCACTTCAAATTCATAACACAGAGCTTTGAATGGAGGAGCAGTTTACCTGGAACAACTCTGACTGTCACAG ATGTGCAGGTGCAGTTGATCAAAGTAACAGTCCTCCGTTCTTATACCAAGGCTGAGCTgaaatgtgacagcagctgtcgTCCAGCAGGAAGTCGATCCTACGTCTGGTTCAaaaatggagagaaaataaCGACGGAGCAAACTTCTGTTTATACAGACAAGTTCTTTCCTGGAGACAGAATCTCTTGTGCTTTCAAAGGACATGAAGCTCATCGTTCCCCTGCAGTGT ATCCTTcaaagcttccctctgtgtcagtgagtccctctggtgacatagtggagggtagttcagtgactctgacctgtagcagtgatgctgaCCCAGCAGCTAAACACACCTGGTACAAAGACAATCAATCACTGCCTCTAGGTTCAGGAGGAGTTTATCGTTTCACCTCCATCAGCTCTGAGGACAGAGGCACCTACAACTGCAAGTCTGAGGATCAACACTCTACATCTGTATTCATAGATGTCCAGT ATGCTccaaagcttccctctgtgtcagtgagtccctctgctgagatagtggagggtagttcagtgactctgacctgtagcagtgatgctaaccccgcagctaattatacctggtacaaggagaatgaagactcaccaaaagcttcaggacagatcttcaccatcactgactttacacctgaacacagtgggaattattacTGTGAAGCCCAGAACACAAGAGGACGTCAGAACTCCACCTTACATCTGATGCTTAAGACAA ataaatgGAAGATTCCAGTAACTCTGTCGATCACTGCCGTTCTTTTGGCTTTcatgctcctcttcctcttgctGTGGATTAG aaGAGAAAAGTCAGCGCGATCTGACGTGATGAGGCCACACCCCAGCGAACAG CAGGTGGATGAAACTCAGTACGCCAGCGTCCACTTCACTAGGCAACAACCTGACGCTCTGTACTGCAACTTCAGCCCAGCTCAGCTCCAGAGAGGCGACGGCCTGGAGGGTGAAAGTCTGTACAACAACCTGGAGGGCATCCAATCTACCCCACT AAGAGGTCCAGCAGCTTTTGAGGATCCATCTGTGGTGTACAGCTCAGTCAGAAAAGTGTGCTGA